A window of the Glaciimonas sp. CA11.2 genome harbors these coding sequences:
- a CDS encoding MFS transporter, with amino-acid sequence MAYSPPFSSASLATVEVAHLTAPTVPLDSGSISARLDRLPASRTVWKLIVLLSLGFFFEIYDLLFTGYIAPGLVKSGILTATTAGLFGTSGVASFIASLFSGLFVGTIACGFLADRFGRRAIFTYALLWYAIANTIMVFQTTALGLNSWRFVSGLGIGVELITIGTYLSELAPKHLRGRAFAVCQATGFAAVPVVAFLSYLLVPNAPFGVAGWRWVVLLGGFGAVLVWWIRRNVPESPRWLASKGRLKEADEILRALELKVQTETGKPLPAPGPSEPIAVVGRFVDMWKPPYRKRSIMLIIFHIFQTIGFFGFANWVPTLLVKQGITVTSSLLYTTLIGLAAPIGPLIGYWIADRFERKHVIVVMAGVNVVCGLIFSQVSAPAMIVALGISLTLAGNIISFTYHTYQQELYPTGIRARAVGFVYSWSRLSAVLSSFVIAHILGRFGVEGVFIFIAGAMLIVMITIGVMGPRTRGKSLESISH; translated from the coding sequence ATGGCCTATTCACCCCCTTTTTCTTCCGCGTCGCTAGCGACTGTAGAGGTTGCACACTTAACCGCGCCAACGGTGCCACTCGACAGCGGCAGTATTTCCGCCAGACTTGATCGTCTCCCCGCTTCGCGAACAGTATGGAAACTCATCGTGCTGTTGAGCCTTGGCTTCTTTTTTGAAATTTACGATTTGTTGTTTACCGGATATATTGCACCAGGTCTGGTCAAAAGTGGGATTCTCACGGCTACCACGGCCGGGTTGTTCGGTACTTCCGGTGTCGCCAGTTTTATTGCTTCGCTATTTTCCGGACTATTTGTCGGCACGATAGCTTGCGGCTTTCTGGCAGATCGTTTTGGACGTAGAGCCATTTTTACCTACGCCTTGCTGTGGTACGCAATCGCCAATACAATCATGGTGTTCCAAACGACGGCATTAGGCCTCAACAGCTGGCGCTTTGTATCAGGCCTTGGGATCGGCGTCGAACTGATCACCATCGGTACCTATTTATCTGAACTGGCCCCAAAACACTTGCGCGGACGAGCCTTCGCGGTATGTCAGGCAACCGGCTTCGCAGCGGTTCCCGTAGTGGCTTTCTTATCGTATCTGCTCGTACCAAACGCGCCTTTCGGCGTGGCTGGCTGGCGCTGGGTCGTGTTACTGGGCGGTTTTGGCGCAGTGTTGGTGTGGTGGATCCGTCGCAACGTGCCAGAAAGTCCACGCTGGTTGGCAAGCAAAGGTCGCCTGAAAGAAGCAGACGAGATCCTGCGTGCGCTAGAACTCAAAGTACAAACAGAAACTGGCAAACCGTTGCCTGCGCCCGGCCCGTCGGAACCAATCGCCGTTGTGGGCCGCTTTGTTGACATGTGGAAACCGCCTTACCGCAAGCGTTCCATTATGCTGATTATTTTTCACATCTTCCAGACCATCGGTTTTTTTGGCTTTGCCAACTGGGTACCAACCTTGCTGGTCAAACAGGGTATCACCGTCACCTCCAGTCTTCTTTACACAACGCTGATCGGTTTGGCAGCACCTATCGGTCCGTTAATTGGCTATTGGATTGCCGATCGTTTCGAACGTAAACATGTGATCGTCGTGATGGCGGGTGTCAATGTCGTGTGCGGACTGATTTTTAGCCAAGTCAGCGCACCGGCGATGATCGTGGCACTGGGCATCTCTCTCACGCTGGCGGGCAATATTATTTCTTTCACTTATCACACCTATCAGCAGGAACTCTATCCAACCGGCATCAGAGCGCGCGCGGTTGGTTTCGTCTATTCATGGAGCAGACTGTCGGCCGTGTTGAGTTCTTTTGTCATTGCCCATATTCTTGGGCGATTCGGGGTCGAGGGCGTATTCATCTTCATCGCCGGTGCGATGCTGATCGTGATGATCACCATCGGTGTGATGGGACCGCGCACCCGGGGCAAATCGCTCGAAAGCATTTCGCATTGA
- a CDS encoding glutathione S-transferase family protein, translated as MITLYHCMSARSFRPLWMLEELGIPYELKMLPFPPRVLARPFLAINPLGTVPAFSDDATQMTESTAICQYLAARFSPKSLNVEIDEPDFGAYLNYLHFGEATLTFPQTLVLRYGRFESPDRLLPQAVEDYTKWFLARLRTLETLLAQQKFLCAGRFTAADVSVGYALLLAEHLDLSQRFTPSVLAYWERLRSRIGFQRAIQAQERAAIDQDVSLIPAPDVLPP; from the coding sequence GTGATTACTTTGTATCACTGCATGAGCGCACGCTCGTTCCGACCACTTTGGATGTTGGAGGAACTGGGTATTCCCTATGAATTAAAGATGCTGCCGTTCCCGCCCCGCGTGCTCGCACGGCCTTTTCTTGCCATCAATCCTTTAGGCACGGTTCCGGCCTTCTCCGACGACGCCACGCAGATGACCGAATCGACCGCCATTTGTCAGTATCTGGCGGCCCGATTTTCACCAAAATCCTTAAACGTGGAGATTGATGAACCGGACTTCGGGGCGTATCTGAATTATCTGCATTTTGGTGAAGCAACGCTGACTTTTCCGCAAACGTTAGTGTTGCGCTATGGGCGGTTCGAATCACCGGATCGACTGTTACCGCAGGCGGTAGAGGACTATACAAAATGGTTTCTGGCGCGCCTGAGAACGCTCGAAACCCTATTGGCGCAACAGAAATTTTTATGCGCGGGACGCTTTACTGCCGCCGACGTCTCGGTTGGCTATGCGTTGTTACTGGCGGAACATCTGGATTTGAGCCAGCGCTTTACGCCCTCAGTTTTGGCCTATTGGGAGCGCCTGCGAAGTCGGATAGGATTTCAGCGCGCCATACAAGCGCAAGAGCGGGCAGCCATCGATCAGGACGTTTCGTTGATACCTGCGCCAGATGTGTTGCCGCCCTGA
- a CDS encoding HD domain-containing protein, translating into MSEHESYYRYWGKAQPSDGLASFHLLPFHCLDVAAVGAAYLKRSSPLLKSYYDLLKCSEQVFLSWSAFMLSMHDLGKLCVPRDCGCKQLVRRWACRLQKANERSRVGAWESLLRTCTKKSKGCVGALMMYIIVRKSSNTFGTILGENDESDQSK; encoded by the coding sequence TTGAGCGAACACGAATCGTATTATCGTTATTGGGGAAAAGCTCAGCCTTCCGATGGGCTAGCGTCATTTCACTTATTACCATTTCATTGCTTGGATGTGGCTGCGGTTGGAGCTGCCTATTTAAAACGATCTTCTCCTTTACTAAAATCTTACTACGATTTGCTGAAGTGCTCGGAGCAGGTATTTTTGTCGTGGTCGGCTTTTATGTTGTCCATGCATGACTTAGGGAAATTGTGTGTTCCCCGCGACTGCGGGTGTAAGCAGCTAGTTAGGCGTTGGGCATGTCGACTGCAAAAAGCCAATGAACGATCAAGAGTGGGAGCTTGGGAGAGTTTACTACGCACCTGTACAAAAAAATCTAAAGGCTGTGTAGGCGCGCTTATGATGTACATCATAGTAAGGAAATCTAGTAACACCTTTGGCACTATTCTCGGTGAAAATGATGAATCGGATCAGTCAAAATAA
- a CDS encoding ABC transporter substrate-binding protein, with protein sequence MALVTTTLIAPLAHAEDKVIFLTSWYAQAEHGGFYQAVAKGIYKKYGLDVTVKMGGPQINGMQLLAAGQADFIMGYDLQVLSAVEKGMPVTTVATSFQKDLQGMMTHENVKSLADMKGKTILAGSTAHATWLPWLEAKYGYTDAQVRAYTFNLQPFFADPNVAQQAYPSSEPFQAMKGNVKTNFFLFADDGYPPYGSTIVTMQKTIMDKPDMVVRFVKASIEGWKSYLADPTAGNELIKKENPKMDDEQIAYGVKRMKELKVFDGGDAAKLGAGVMTDARWEQTYKFMVSAGLLKSDTDWKKAYTTRFVKDLKIMP encoded by the coding sequence ATGGCACTCGTCACCACCACGCTGATTGCACCGCTGGCCCATGCTGAGGATAAAGTTATTTTCCTTACGTCGTGGTACGCACAAGCGGAGCATGGCGGTTTTTATCAAGCTGTGGCAAAAGGTATTTACAAAAAATATGGCCTCGACGTCACCGTCAAGATGGGTGGTCCGCAGATCAATGGTATGCAGCTGCTGGCTGCGGGTCAGGCCGACTTCATCATGGGCTACGATCTGCAGGTGTTGAGCGCGGTTGAAAAAGGGATGCCGGTCACCACCGTCGCCACCTCGTTTCAGAAAGATTTGCAGGGCATGATGACGCACGAGAATGTCAAAAGTCTGGCCGATATGAAGGGCAAAACTATTTTGGCAGGCAGCACGGCGCACGCAACCTGGTTGCCTTGGCTTGAGGCTAAATACGGCTATACCGATGCTCAGGTGCGGGCGTATACATTTAATCTGCAACCGTTCTTCGCCGATCCAAACGTGGCGCAGCAAGCCTATCCTTCTTCCGAGCCATTTCAGGCGATGAAGGGCAACGTCAAAACCAATTTCTTCCTGTTTGCAGATGATGGCTATCCACCCTACGGCAGCACGATTGTGACGATGCAGAAGACGATCATGGACAAACCAGACATGGTGGTGCGCTTTGTGAAAGCATCGATTGAAGGCTGGAAAAGTTACCTCGCCGACCCAACCGCTGGTAATGAACTGATCAAAAAAGAAAATCCTAAAATGGATGACGAGCAGATCGCCTATGGCGTCAAACGGATGAAAGAACTAAAGGTTTTTGACGGCGGCGACGCAGCCAAACTAGGCGCAGGCGTGATGACCGACGCACGCTGGGAACAGACCTACAAATTCATGGTATCGGCCGGATTATTGAAATCCGACACCGACTGGAAAAAGGCCTACACGACACGGTTTGTTAAAGACCTGAAAATCATGCCTTGA
- a CDS encoding aromatic ring-hydroxylating dioxygenase subunit alpha: MLVTKQPVLRRFWYALMPMSSLEDGPKPFTLLGENIVLWKKEDGTPAALRDRCCHRTAKLSKGFVEGDNIVCGYHGWTYDCSGACVKIPQNPGNAIPAGAKVPSFHCQEKYGYVWVALEDPLRPIPDFPEDGAPGYRRIFQFYEEWKTSPVRMMENSFDNAHFSFVHKANFGILDQPTPAPYTFTDTDYGFEAETMVPIRNPQAGHQITGTSDAITNRHLINRYYLPFCRRFGCMYPTSGIDHIIYNCATPIDDDHIILVQWLYRNDSEEAVSTQTLIDWDAAITAEDRGILEATDPDACIDTRRRIEFHMPSDKPGLMIRKQLLDLLTAHGEVEVFRT; the protein is encoded by the coding sequence ATGTTAGTTACAAAACAGCCTGTCCTGCGTCGCTTCTGGTATGCATTAATGCCAATGAGCAGTCTTGAAGATGGTCCGAAGCCTTTTACGCTTCTTGGTGAAAATATCGTTTTATGGAAAAAAGAGGATGGGACGCCAGCTGCATTGCGCGACCGTTGCTGCCATCGCACAGCCAAGCTTTCCAAGGGTTTTGTTGAGGGCGATAACATCGTCTGCGGGTATCACGGTTGGACGTATGACTGTTCTGGCGCCTGTGTAAAAATTCCGCAAAATCCAGGCAATGCCATCCCCGCCGGGGCCAAAGTACCATCGTTTCATTGCCAGGAAAAATACGGTTATGTCTGGGTGGCACTGGAAGATCCATTACGTCCGATTCCGGATTTTCCTGAAGACGGTGCGCCAGGCTATCGACGTATATTTCAGTTCTATGAGGAATGGAAAACCAGTCCGGTACGGATGATGGAAAACTCGTTCGACAATGCGCATTTTTCTTTTGTTCATAAAGCTAATTTTGGTATTCTGGATCAACCCACGCCAGCCCCTTATACATTCACCGATACCGACTATGGTTTCGAAGCCGAAACGATGGTGCCGATCCGCAATCCGCAAGCTGGTCACCAGATCACGGGCACCAGTGATGCGATCACCAATCGGCACCTGATCAATCGCTACTATCTGCCTTTTTGCCGCCGCTTCGGCTGCATGTACCCAACTAGCGGTATCGATCATATTATCTATAACTGTGCCACGCCAATTGATGATGATCACATAATTTTGGTGCAATGGCTGTATCGCAATGACAGCGAAGAGGCTGTTAGCACGCAGACGCTGATCGATTGGGATGCAGCCATTACGGCCGAGGACCGCGGCATTTTGGAAGCGACTGATCCAGACGCCTGTATCGATACCCGACGCCGCATAGAGTTTCACATGCCGTCGGATAAACCCGGATTGATGATCCGCAAGCAGCTTTTGGATTTGCTCACCGCACATGGTGAAGTCGAAGTTTTTCGTACCTGA
- a CDS encoding ABC transporter ATP-binding protein yields the protein MKYNPITSAERAINPDADSVLFANKVEKIYPNGTHALNDVRLNVKRREFVSLLGPSGCGKSTLLRMFAGLDQPSAGHVRWWNEGAIPLRQPGRGMSMVFQEATLMPWASVAANTRLPLNLAGIPKLESDARVARALDLVGLSKFHHAWPRELSGGMQMRASIARALATEPNLLLMDEPFGALDEFTRNKLDADLRDLWSKQDLTVVFVTHSIYEAVFLSTKVVVMGARPGHVIAEVEIDGPAHRDEAFRVSPEFVQHCQTLSELLIRANALDA from the coding sequence ATGAAATATAATCCGATTACTTCTGCGGAACGTGCGATCAACCCTGATGCTGACAGCGTTTTGTTCGCTAACAAGGTAGAAAAAATCTACCCCAACGGAACGCATGCGCTTAACGACGTGCGCCTCAATGTGAAGCGCCGCGAGTTTGTCTCTTTACTTGGTCCATCCGGCTGTGGAAAGAGTACGCTGCTGCGGATGTTTGCAGGTCTGGATCAACCGAGCGCTGGACATGTGCGCTGGTGGAATGAGGGTGCCATTCCATTGCGCCAGCCTGGTCGCGGTATGTCGATGGTGTTTCAGGAAGCGACATTAATGCCATGGGCAAGTGTGGCCGCTAACACCCGCCTGCCGCTGAATCTTGCGGGAATACCAAAATTGGAAAGCGATGCCCGTGTAGCACGTGCGCTGGATTTGGTGGGTCTGTCAAAATTTCATCATGCGTGGCCGCGCGAGCTTTCTGGTGGCATGCAGATGCGCGCGTCGATCGCACGGGCACTGGCGACCGAACCCAACTTGTTGTTGATGGACGAGCCGTTTGGTGCGCTGGATGAATTCACCCGCAACAAGTTGGACGCCGATCTGCGCGATCTCTGGAGTAAGCAGGATCTGACCGTTGTTTTTGTCACGCATAGTATTTATGAGGCGGTATTTTTGTCGACGAAGGTGGTGGTGATGGGCGCGCGACCCGGCCACGTGATTGCCGAGGTTGAGATTGACGGACCAGCGCATCGCGACGAGGCGTTTCGCGTCTCGCCTGAATTTGTGCAGCACTGCCAAACTCTTTCCGAACTGCTGATCCGTGCCAACGCGCTTGACGCGTAA
- a CDS encoding ABC transporter permease — MKLPLIHNPRALRFFAPLLVGFLLLGTWQTLCVIWKVPTYLIPTPLEIMYALFANWSALFGALLVTLKVTALAFLSATILGVVVAFLLVQSRLIEISLFPYAVLLQVTPIVAIAPLIIIWVKQPTAALVICSAMVALFPIISNTLLGLRSVNPGLLNLFKLNRATPSQILLRLRIPSALPYFFGGLRISSGLALIGAVVAEFVAGTGGNGAGLAYQILQAGFQLNIPVMFAALLLIAVTGVLLFLSMAAISRLCLRHWHESELS, encoded by the coding sequence ATGAAATTGCCACTCATTCATAACCCGCGTGCGCTGCGTTTCTTTGCGCCGCTGCTGGTAGGGTTTTTATTGCTAGGCACGTGGCAGACGTTGTGCGTTATCTGGAAAGTACCCACTTATCTGATACCAACGCCACTGGAAATTATGTATGCGCTATTTGCTAACTGGAGCGCGCTGTTTGGCGCATTGCTAGTCACGCTGAAGGTGACTGCGCTGGCGTTTTTAAGTGCAACAATTCTAGGCGTCGTCGTCGCGTTCCTTTTGGTGCAGAGTCGCCTGATCGAAATCAGTCTTTTTCCTTATGCCGTTCTGTTGCAGGTGACGCCCATCGTTGCGATTGCGCCGCTGATCATTATATGGGTCAAGCAGCCGACAGCGGCATTGGTGATCTGCTCTGCCATGGTCGCGCTATTTCCTATTATTTCCAATACCTTATTAGGCTTGCGGAGTGTCAATCCTGGCTTGCTGAACCTGTTTAAACTGAACCGTGCGACGCCATCGCAGATATTGCTGCGGCTGCGCATTCCAAGTGCTTTGCCATATTTTTTTGGCGGCTTGCGGATCTCCAGCGGATTAGCGTTAATCGGTGCGGTCGTCGCTGAATTCGTCGCTGGCACGGGTGGCAACGGTGCGGGTCTGGCTTATCAGATATTGCAGGCAGGCTTTCAATTAAACATTCCGGTAATGTTTGCAGCGTTGTTGCTGATCGCGGTCACTGGCGTGCTACTCTTTCTTAGCATGGCCGCGATCTCCCGCTTGTGCCTGCGCCACTGGCATGAAAGCGAGTTATCGTGA
- a CDS encoding amidohydrolase family protein encodes MNNLLIRNANSILTGLSGDAARHIGPDIRVTDGRIAAIGSLTPLSGERTLDATDCVIYPAWVNTHHHLFQAVLKGDPLGINATLTPWLAATPYRFRAAFDAKLFRLAARIGLIELVLSGCATVADHNYLYYPGQDFDSSAILFEEAEKLGLRFVLCRGGATLTRQLESTLPQAMRAETFDGYLADIERLAARYHDPAPDAMRRIVVAPTTPPYSMRPHELRECAAVARRLGLRLHSHLSETVGYQDSVQSMHNMSPVRFCESVDWVGEDVWFAHMVKLDADEIALLGQTRTGIAHCPQSNGRLGSGIAPIRALEDAGVPISLGVDGAASNEAADMISEVHAAWLMQRAKGGEAARPFYQNGKGEAGADAATVEDVVRWGTAGGAAVLGLSAVGTLVPGQAADIAIYDLSRNPRYFGLHDPAIGPVASGGAAHLRALLIGGREVVRDGAVPGLDMQALAAEARDAVCTMLARAENI; translated from the coding sequence GTGAACAACTTATTGATCCGTAATGCCAATAGCATCCTCACTGGTTTAAGCGGCGATGCGGCCCGCCATATCGGACCTGATATCCGTGTAACGGATGGGCGTATTGCCGCAATCGGCAGCCTGACGCCACTTTCCGGCGAACGAACACTGGACGCCACCGATTGTGTGATTTATCCGGCTTGGGTGAATACCCATCATCATCTGTTTCAGGCGGTGCTCAAAGGCGATCCGCTTGGTATCAATGCGACGCTGACGCCTTGGCTGGCGGCGACGCCGTACCGCTTCCGTGCTGCGTTTGACGCGAAGCTGTTTCGACTGGCGGCGCGTATCGGATTGATTGAATTAGTTTTATCAGGCTGCGCGACGGTTGCAGATCACAACTATCTTTATTATCCGGGACAAGATTTCGATTCTTCGGCGATTTTGTTCGAGGAGGCAGAGAAACTCGGTCTACGCTTTGTACTGTGCCGCGGCGGTGCCACACTCACACGCCAGCTTGAATCGACATTACCGCAAGCGATGCGGGCCGAGACCTTTGATGGCTATCTGGCCGATATCGAACGTCTGGCAGCGCGCTATCACGATCCCGCACCCGACGCGATGCGCCGCATTGTGGTTGCCCCGACCACGCCACCATATTCGATGCGACCGCACGAATTGCGTGAGTGTGCTGCGGTTGCGCGTCGGCTGGGCTTGCGCCTGCATTCGCACCTTTCGGAAACGGTGGGCTATCAAGATAGCGTGCAAAGTATGCACAATATGAGTCCGGTGCGCTTTTGTGAGAGTGTTGACTGGGTTGGTGAGGATGTATGGTTCGCGCACATGGTCAAACTTGATGCGGATGAGATCGCGTTGCTGGGTCAGACCCGCACCGGCATTGCGCATTGCCCGCAAAGCAATGGTCGACTCGGCAGTGGCATTGCACCCATCCGCGCATTGGAAGACGCTGGCGTGCCTATCTCTCTCGGGGTGGACGGCGCGGCCTCAAATGAAGCCGCCGATATGATTTCGGAAGTGCACGCAGCGTGGCTGATGCAACGTGCCAAGGGTGGCGAAGCGGCGCGGCCCTTCTATCAAAATGGCAAAGGCGAAGCTGGCGCTGATGCAGCAACCGTCGAGGATGTGGTGCGCTGGGGTACTGCAGGCGGCGCGGCCGTGTTGGGTTTATCTGCTGTCGGCACATTGGTGCCCGGGCAAGCGGCTGATATCGCGATCTACGACCTTAGCCGCAACCCGCGTTATTTTGGCCTGCACGATCCCGCCATCGGTCCGGTTGCCAGTGGTGGTGCGGCGCATTTGCGCGCGCTGCTGATCGGCGGGCGCGAAGTTGTGCGCGATGGCGCTGTGCCGGGTCTGGACATGCAGGCACTCGCAGCCGAGGCGCGCGACGCTGTGTGCACAATGCTTGCACGTGCGGAGAATATTTGA
- a CDS encoding SHOCT domain-containing protein gives MQQLSPNGRLAIEEIARRHGFSFDAVLSMLESVINGNGGMAQFNHPEFSGSGQWMQGGMTMVSDMFNNYLKNRVDSLCSELARLVANQPDLLRTGSFQSQSQGGSRQGGQQQNNYANTQYQDASFTQMDHSASLFVPPAPGKSADWWPADLRWPNSTGAQNDVRYAYFAQARRLVIELNGRVTVYDTLDHQIGGFSQQQSYGGSICFNSQYGLIDVARLPIISIDGIPQASQANNNINQSTNTPIPVPVQDNNVQPVAATQQQQQPSQPQPKSGNTADADIFVMIEKLADLRSRDLLSEAEFVTKKTELLARL, from the coding sequence ATGCAACAACTTTCTCCAAACGGTCGTCTGGCAATCGAAGAAATCGCAAGACGTCACGGCTTCAGCTTTGATGCGGTGTTAAGCATGCTTGAGTCGGTCATCAATGGAAATGGCGGGATGGCACAGTTTAATCACCCTGAATTCAGCGGCTCGGGCCAATGGATGCAAGGCGGGATGACGATGGTGTCTGACATGTTTAATAATTACCTTAAAAACCGTGTTGATAGCCTATGCTCAGAGCTTGCGCGCCTGGTCGCGAATCAGCCTGACTTGCTGAGAACGGGAAGCTTTCAGTCGCAAAGCCAAGGCGGTTCGCGTCAGGGCGGCCAACAGCAAAACAATTATGCAAATACGCAATATCAGGACGCAAGTTTTACGCAAATGGATCATTCGGCGAGCCTGTTCGTGCCGCCAGCGCCAGGTAAATCTGCTGATTGGTGGCCCGCCGATTTGCGCTGGCCGAATAGCACCGGCGCGCAAAACGACGTGCGCTACGCTTACTTCGCCCAAGCGCGTCGGCTGGTGATTGAGCTGAACGGAAGAGTTACCGTTTATGACACGCTAGACCATCAAATCGGCGGCTTCTCGCAGCAACAATCGTACGGTGGTTCGATCTGTTTTAACAGCCAGTACGGACTGATTGATGTAGCCCGCTTACCGATTATCTCAATCGATGGCATCCCGCAAGCAAGTCAAGCCAACAATAACATCAACCAGTCTACAAACACGCCAATACCAGTGCCAGTGCAAGATAATAATGTGCAACCGGTGGCAGCAACGCAGCAACAACAGCAGCCGTCACAGCCACAACCGAAATCTGGCAACACTGCCGACGCCGATATATTTGTCATGATTGAGAAATTGGCCGACTTGCGCAGCAGAGATCTCCTCAGCGAAGCAGAATTCGTCACCAAAAAAACGGAATTACTTGCGCGACTGTAA
- a CDS encoding Imm72 family immunity protein: protein MQNRQSMTPEQEQQARNQAFYLLKKYTSFTFLDQVRLRYQGFLDVFVKQLKNPPLTVQNYRYAAHTQIRHEYEYKEFLRQMIPMEQGLALLRSSPHKQEAYKTMSHAGFMGLLFGRYADEHGLEDDPFYIALGMVCEHPGNSIHPSNHTAFIKDVMIASEMQSARGITMSEFKDYDPFRLVDEDSLRQSQKWTYETLFFEPEWPIPRIFPDYLPSCPPYNHNHQDQIFSGGTIPTDGIWEPWFIMPIFTNTDPAKMAAKVGCPNYFLAGAVATEYQLEGTDKWEEVWWRLLWEDKRYLDGTIPAEEADYVKTRPPVAPPIFADQKAYPGDVCPITGNWHAPHMQGKTVRLEAGNVIPGSKINAAGNAVTWYLKV from the coding sequence ATGCAAAACCGACAATCGATGACACCAGAGCAGGAACAGCAAGCACGGAATCAGGCGTTTTACTTACTTAAAAAATATACCAGTTTTACTTTTCTGGATCAGGTCAGATTGCGGTATCAAGGTTTTTTGGATGTGTTTGTTAAGCAACTTAAGAATCCGCCGCTTACGGTACAAAACTATCGCTATGCCGCCCATACTCAGATCCGGCACGAATATGAATATAAAGAATTCCTGCGCCAGATGATACCAATGGAGCAAGGGCTGGCGCTGCTCCGTTCCTCGCCTCATAAGCAAGAGGCGTATAAAACGATGTCTCACGCAGGTTTTATGGGGCTATTATTTGGTCGCTACGCTGATGAACATGGATTGGAAGATGACCCTTTTTATATTGCTTTAGGCATGGTCTGTGAACATCCGGGAAATAGCATTCATCCGAGCAATCATACCGCCTTCATCAAGGACGTCATGATCGCGTCGGAAATGCAATCTGCTCGGGGAATCACAATGAGTGAGTTTAAAGATTACGACCCTTTTCGTTTAGTGGATGAGGATAGCCTACGTCAGTCCCAAAAATGGACCTATGAAACCCTCTTCTTCGAACCCGAATGGCCGATCCCTCGTATCTTCCCGGATTACCTTCCATCATGCCCGCCTTATAACCATAACCATCAGGATCAAATCTTCAGCGGCGGGACCATTCCCACTGACGGTATCTGGGAACCGTGGTTTATCATGCCGATCTTCACCAATACCGATCCGGCAAAAATGGCCGCAAAAGTCGGTTGCCCTAATTATTTTTTAGCGGGTGCGGTCGCCACCGAATATCAATTGGAAGGCACGGATAAGTGGGAGGAAGTCTGGTGGCGTTTGCTGTGGGAAGACAAGCGCTATCTGGATGGCACGATTCCCGCTGAAGAAGCGGACTATGTAAAAACCCGGCCACCGGTCGCACCGCCAATATTCGCCGATCAAAAAGCTTATCCGGGCGATGTGTGTCCAATAACCGGCAACTGGCATGCACCGCATATGCAAGGCAAAACGGTGCGATTGGAGGCCGGGAATGTCATACCCGGATCAAAAATTAACGCCGCGGGAAATGCTGTGACCTGGTATCTCAAAGTGTAA